Genomic segment of Acidimicrobiales bacterium:
GTCCCGATCACCCACTCGTCGCCGGCTTGGGCCCGCACCCGTGGGTCTATTTCGTCCACTCCTACGCGCCGCCTCCGAGCGACGCGGTCGTGGCGACGTGCGACTACGGCGGGACCATCGTCGCCGCGGTCGCGAAGGACAACGTCTGGGCCACCCAGTTCCACCCCGAGAAGTCCGGTTCGTCTGGCCTCGCGCTTCTCGCGAACTTCGTCGCAGCCGCTGGGTGACCATGGAGATCTTCCCGGCGATAGACCTGCGCGGCGGGCGCTGCGTGCGCCTCGTGGAGGGCGACTTCGACCAGGAGACCGTCTACGGCGACGACCCGGTGGCGGCGGCGAGGTCGTTTGCCGAGGCGGGTGCCCGCTGGGTCCACGTCGTCGACCTCGACGCGGCGAAGACCGGCGAACCCGTGAACCGGCCCGTCGTCGCCGCGATCGTCGAAGCCGTGGGGCCCGCCGTGAGGGTCCAGACCGGCGGCGGCGTGCGTTCCCTCGACGACGCGGCGGACCTGATCGCGCGGGGCGTGGCCCGCGTCGTGATCGGGACCGCCGCGGTCCAGAACCCGGCGCTGGTCGCCGAAGCCGCGCACCGGTGGCCCGGGCAGATCGCGGTAGGGGTGGACCACCGCGCCGGCAGGGTGCGCCTGCGCGGGTGGACCGAGGAGTCGGCCGTCGAGGTCGAGGCGCTTGTCCGCGACGCGGTGGGCGCCGGCGCCACCGCCGTGGTAGTGACAGACATCTCTCGCGACGGGCGCCTCGAAGGCCCGGACGTCGACGGCCTCAGCGCGCTCCTCGCGGCCACTGGGGCGCCGATCGTCGCGTCGGGTGGGGTGTCCGGCATCCACGACATCGAAGCCCTGGCGCGAGTGCGATGCGCCGGCCGCGCCCTCGCCGGAGTGATCGTCGGCAAGGCCATCTACGAAGGGCGCGTCGACCTCCGCCGTGCTCTCGAAGCGGTCTCGCTGCCATGAGGGTGGCGAGGTTATGAGGGCGGTGAGGGTCATCCCGTGCCTCGACGTCGACGCCGGCCGCGTCGTCAAAGGGGTCAACTTCGCCAACCTCCGCGACGCCGGCGACCCCGTGGAGCTCGCAGCGCGCTACGACACCGAGGGGGCCGACGAGCTCGTCTTCTACGACATCACCGCGTCGGCGGAGGCCCGCGACACGATGGTCGACGTCGTAGCGCGCACCGCGGAACAGGTCTTCATACCGCTGACCGTCGGGGGCGGGGTCCGGTCACTGGAGGACGCGCGCAGGCTCCTCCGGGTCGGTGCCGACAAGGTGAGCGTCAACAGCGCCGCCGTCGCCCGCCCCGAGCTCGTCGACGAGCTGTCGGACACGTTCGGCGCGCAGTGCGTCGTGGTCGGCATCGACGTGCGCCGGAGAACCGCCGGCTTCGAGGTGTTCACCCACGGTGGGCGCAACGCGACGGGCATCGACGCGCTCCGGTGGTCCGAGGAATGCGAGCGCCGCGGCGCCGGCGAGCTCGTCCTCAACTCGATGGACCGCGACGGCACGAGGAAGGGCTTCGACATAGAGCTCACGCGTTCGGTGGTCGACCTGGTCGGGATCCCGGTCGTGGCGAGTGGGGGGGTGGGAGTGCTCGCGCACCTGGTGGAGGGGGCGGTCGCCGGCGGGGCCGACGCCGTGCTCGCGGCCTCGATCTTCCATTTCGGGGAGGCGTCGGTCGCCGACGCGAAGCGCGCGATGCGTGACGCCGGCGTCGTCGTGAGGCCCGTCGCGGTCCGAGAGGATTAGCTTGGTTGCCGATGACCGACTCGTCGAAGCAGGCCGTGCAGATGCTCACCGACCGGGTGCTGGTCCAGATCCCCCGCGGTGAGGGCGAGCGAAAGTCGCGAGCGGGCATCCTGATCCCCGCGACAGCGCAGGTCGCCCGCCGTCTCGCGTGGGCGGAGGTGGTGGCCGCCGGCCCGCACGTCCGTTCGGTGCGGGCGGGTGACCAGGTACTTTTCAACCCGGAGGACAGGTACGAGGTCGAGGTGCAGGGCGAGGACTATCTCATCCTTCGTGAGCGTGACCTCCACGCGGTCGCTTCCGAGCGGGTTGATGACGGAACGGGTCTCTATCTGTAAACAACAGGTCACGATTCCCTGAAATTGCCCTGAAAAAGGCCCTCCACCCATTGCGCACCTTCCCTCTCAGGTTGTACACAGAGAGTGGCCTGATTGGAAGCGCAGTGCCGCGCCTGAGTGTCCCGGAGATGCCGTGCCTGCGACCGTGTCCCCGATCGTCAACGACCCGAAGAGGCTCGCTGCGGTACGCCGCATCGTGCCGCTGTACCGGCCTCCGAGTACCACCTTCGACAGGCTGACCAGGCTTGCCGCCGAGCTGCTCGAGGCGCCGGTCGCGCTGCTCACGCTCGTCGAGCCCGACCGGCAGTTCTTCGTGAGCTCCTATGGCCTTCCCGACGACATCGCCCAGGCACGCCAGACCCCGATCGAGTACTCGATCTGCCAGCACGTCGTCACCGGCGGCATGCCGCTGATCGTTCCCGACGCCGCCCTGGATCTCCGCCTCGACGGGAACCTCGCGGTCGTGGAGATGGGGGTGGCCTCCTACGCCGGGATACCTCTGAAGAGCCCCGACCACTTCGCGGTCGGCGCGCTCTGCGTCCTCGACTTCATCCCGCGTGACTGGACCGACGACAAGCTCGCCGTGCTCGCCGACCTCGCAGCCATCGCGATGGACGAGCTGCGCCTAAGCGTCCTCGACCGGCAGGTGACCTTCGAAAGAGAGTGGCGCGCGACCTGAGGAGACTCGCAGGATCGCCTGAGTAATGGCACCCCGAGCCTCTTTGAGGCCTCCTACGATGGGGGCATGCCGGTAGCAGCCCCGATCGAAGCGACCCCAGACCAGCTGGCCGCCGTCAAGTACAACGACGACGGCCTCGTCGCCGCGATCGTCCAGGACCACGCCTCCGGCGAGGTGCTCATGATGGGGTGGATGAACTCCGGCACCCTCGCGGAGACTTTCGAATCGGGCCGGACCGTCTTCTGGTCGCGCAGCCGGCAGGAGCGCTGGCGCAAGGGCGACACCAGCGGCGACCGCCAGTGGGTGCGCGCCGCGTACTACGACTGCGACGGCGACGCTCTGCTGTTCGTCGTCGAGCAGGAGGGCGCCGGCGCGTGCCATACCGGCGAGCGCAGCTGCTTCTACCGGTCCTTCGGCTCGGCCGCGCCCGGCTCCGCCGAGGGGGACCCCGCCGGCGCCGGCTGAGCGGTGAACGGCCTTTCGCGCGACGAGTTCGCCTCGCTGGCTCGCGACTTCACGGTCGTCCCGGTCTGGCGCGAGCTGCTGGCGGACCTGACCACACCCGTCGCCGCGTTCGCCCGGGTGGCCGGCGGCCCGGGGGCCGGCCGGGCCTTCCTGCTCGAGTCGGTGGAGCACGCCGGGCGGTGGGGGAGGTGGTCGTTCGTCGGGCGCCGGCCGTTGGCGACGTTGATCGCCCGCGGTGGCCGGATCGGCGTCGAAGGCAGCCTGCCCCGATCGGTCCCGCTCGACCAGGGCGTCCTGCGCGCCCTCGAGGCGCTGCTGCGCGAATGCCGCTCGCCGGTGATCGAGGGGTTGCCGCCCCTCCACGGCGGCGTCGTCGGCTACCTCGGCTACGACGTCGTGCGCGAGGTCGAGCACCTGCCCGACCCGCCGCCCGACGAGTCGGGCT
This window contains:
- the hisA gene encoding 1-(5-phosphoribosyl)-5-[(5-phosphoribosylamino)methylideneamino]imidazole-4-carboxamide isomerase, with the protein product MEIFPAIDLRGGRCVRLVEGDFDQETVYGDDPVAAARSFAEAGARWVHVVDLDAAKTGEPVNRPVVAAIVEAVGPAVRVQTGGGVRSLDDAADLIARGVARVVIGTAAVQNPALVAEAAHRWPGQIAVGVDHRAGRVRLRGWTEESAVEVEALVRDAVGAGATAVVVTDISRDGRLEGPDVDGLSALLAATGAPIVASGGVSGIHDIEALARVRCAGRALAGVIVGKAIYEGRVDLRRALEAVSLP
- the hisF gene encoding imidazole glycerol phosphate synthase subunit HisF, encoding MRAVRVIPCLDVDAGRVVKGVNFANLRDAGDPVELAARYDTEGADELVFYDITASAEARDTMVDVVARTAEQVFIPLTVGGGVRSLEDARRLLRVGADKVSVNSAAVARPELVDELSDTFGAQCVVVGIDVRRRTAGFEVFTHGGRNATGIDALRWSEECERRGAGELVLNSMDRDGTRKGFDIELTRSVVDLVGIPVVASGGVGVLAHLVEGAVAGGADAVLAASIFHFGEASVADAKRAMRDAGVVVRPVAVRED
- a CDS encoding co-chaperone GroES; translation: MTDSSKQAVQMLTDRVLVQIPRGEGERKSRAGILIPATAQVARRLAWAEVVAAGPHVRSVRAGDQVLFNPEDRYEVEVQGEDYLILRERDLHAVASERVDDGTGLYL
- a CDS encoding GAF domain-containing protein codes for the protein MPATVSPIVNDPKRLAAVRRIVPLYRPPSTTFDRLTRLAAELLEAPVALLTLVEPDRQFFVSSYGLPDDIAQARQTPIEYSICQHVVTGGMPLIVPDAALDLRLDGNLAVVEMGVASYAGIPLKSPDHFAVGALCVLDFIPRDWTDDKLAVLADLAAIAMDELRLSVLDRQVTFEREWRAT
- the hisI gene encoding phosphoribosyl-AMP cyclohydrolase; the encoded protein is MPVAAPIEATPDQLAAVKYNDDGLVAAIVQDHASGEVLMMGWMNSGTLAETFESGRTVFWSRSRQERWRKGDTSGDRQWVRAAYYDCDGDALLFVVEQEGAGACHTGERSCFYRSFGSAAPGSAEGDPAGAG